The Corynebacterium sp. SCR221107 genome includes the window TGTCCAAGGGCGGTAACCGCATCAACTTCGGTGATTACGCCATTCAGGCTCTCGAGCCGGCTTACATCACCAACCGTCAGATCGAGTCTGCACGTATCGCCATCAACCGCCACGTCAAGCGTGGTGGTAAGGTCTGGATCAACATCTTCCCAGATCGCCCTCTGACCCAGAAGCCGCTCGGCGTTCGTATGGGTTCCGGTAAGGGTCCGGTGGAGAAGTGGGTCGCCAACGTCAAGCCTGGCCGTATCCTCTTCGAAATGTCCTACCCGAACGAGGAGATGGCTCTTGAGGCTCTGCGTCGTGCAGGCCAGAAGCTCCCTTGCAAGGTTCGTATCGTTAAGAAGGAGGACCAGTTCTAATGGCTACCGGTACCCCCGCACACGAGCTTCGCGAGCTTAACGCCGAGGAGCTGAAGACCCGCCTGACCGAGGCCAAGGAAGAGCTGTTCAACCTGCGCTTCCAGGCTGCAACCGGCCAGCTGACCAACAACCGTCGCCTGCGCACCGTCAAGCGCGACATCGCCCGCATCTACACCGTTATTCGCGAGCGTGAGCTGGGCCTGTCTGTTGTTCCGGGAGCTGAGGCTTAATCATGAGTGAGGCAACTGTGAACAAGAAGGAAAAGGGCGCACGTAAGGTCCGCACCGGCTACGTGGTTTCTGACAAGATGCAGAAGACCATCGTCGTCGAGCTCGAGGACCGCAAGCCGCACGCCCTCTACGGCAAGACCATTCGTACCAACTCCAAGGTCAAGGCTCACGATGAGGAAGGCATCGCCGGCGTCGGCGATCTCGTCCGCATTGAGGAGACCCGCCCGCTGTCCAAGGACAAGCACTTCCGTCTCGTGGAGATCATCGAGAAGGCTCGCTAAAGTCCCACCGTTAACCCGTCAAGGATTCCCCTTGGCGGGTTTTCGCTTTTCGACGCCCATGGTGACTACTCCCCACATTGACGAACTCGGGAAACTGCCCTACGGTGCATCTATGGCACTTTTTTCTGTGGAATACACCTATGATCCTGAAAACCCAGACCTTTTGGCCGAGGTTCGCCCCCGTCACCGGGAGTTTTTAGGTAACCTGCACGAGCAGGGCATCCTGCGCATGGCCGGTTCCTGGGCTGAACCCCGTCCCGGCGCCTACATTTGGGTCGAAGCCGACAGCGCGGAGCACGCTCTAGAAATCCTCGATGCAGATCCCTTCAAAAAGGAGGGCGTGATCATTGATCGCTACCCGCACCCGATCAATGTGGTTTTCGGCGAAGTGAAATAACAAAAATTGAGGGAGCCCCGTGGCTCCCTTTTTTGTGCCCCCAGCGTTAAAAGCATCGACTATAGTCGATGAAATTACATAATTCGGAAAGGATATGTGCCCGGCAATCCGGGAATCGCGAGTTCCTTGGAGCCTCATCAGCACGATGTTTCCCACCTATCGGCGCTTCTGATGTTCGAACATAAGAGCCGAAACTACTCCCTAGCGTCGGCGTGGATGGTTACGCTCAAGGGCATGGATCATGATTACATGCGTGCCCTAGGTTTCCCCTGTTATGTCCATGGGGTTTTTGGACACGGAGTCCAAAGACCTTTTGGACAGGGAGTCTAGTTACTTGTTGGACAGGGAGTCTAGCCACTTTTTGGACGGGGAGTCTAAGGGGTTTGTGGGCAAGTTTTAGGCGCTGGGCGGTCTACGGCTTTTTGCGTCGCGAGGGCCGCGGTCGCGACAGGATCGGTTTGATCTCCGGCGGGCGGCGGTGCCACATCCCTTCTACATGTCCGATGTTGATCTGTCCTCCGGCCGGTCGGTGCAACAAGGTAATGGGTAGGGGGAAGGAGAATAAAAGCTCGCCGTCATGCGCGGTAAAAAACTCCGCATGATGGGTGCCGACATGGCTGTAGATCATTCTATTTTTCCATCGAGTGCCGACATACAAACGGTGCTTGAGGATGGTCACGACACCACTTCGGTTGATCCAAAGTTCGTCGGGGATGCCCCAGTCGTTGCTTGACGCTGAGCCTGCGGCAGTTACGCTGGGGGTATCGATAGGGTGTGAATCCTGGTGGATTGGCTCATTATCGTGTTCACACGCCTTGGGTGAAGCTGCAACTTCTCCCAAGGTGTTTTTCCTTTCCTCGGGGACTCCATCGTGCATGCTGTGGTAGTACGAGGCGATTTTGGCCCACAACACATCTGGATCAAGAGGCTGTTTAGGTGGGGTGGCGTGGTCGAGAATCTCGCGGGCTTGTGCCGGAGTGATGTGCATTTTGCCGTGGTTGAGGCCTTGGTGACGTCGCTTGGTGTTGTAGTAGGTGCGATACTCCACGAGCAGCTGTTGGACTTGCCCGAGTGTTGTGGGGGTGCGCGCGTCAAGGTACCGGATGATCGTTTGGTGGGATCGTTCGTCTTTACCTTGGGTTTGTGGAGCGAATCCAGCAATAGACCACACACCCAGATGTGCCAGCCATCGTTCGGTGTCCGACAGTCGCCCTCGGTGGTAGGTAGCGAAGGCCTCACCGTTATCGGATAGCACCTCCTGAGGACAGCCATATGAATCCATTGCAGCCGCCAATGTGGCGCGTGCATCGACACCGTTCTCGGGTGCACTGAATGCTTGCGACCCTACATCAAAACGACTCGCATCGTCGATGAGCTGGTAGATCGTGATCTGGGTATGCGCTGTATCGAACAGGCGATAGACAAAGCCATCGATCTGCCACAGCTCATTGACCTTCGCACGCGCAAACCGCCTGTACGAGCTTCGGGGACGCTTCCGAGCATTCTCGTCAACAACACCAGCTTCGTGAAGCCACAAGGCGATCGTCGAGCGCTGCGGAGGATTTTCCATCCGAAGGTCATCGAGCAAGTAGTAGTAGATTGACCACGGCCCATAGTCACGGCCAGTTTCTTTCAGAACCTGGCGGGCCTGGACAACCAGTTGGCGTAGCTCGACACCGAATTTTCGGGTAGGATTCTTCGGTGCTGTTGAATCTGGGATAATTCCTGCTCGGCCGCGTTCGGCGATGCGATGTTTGATGTTGTTGTATGTCTGCCTGGACACGCCGATTTCCTTGCAGAACTTTGTGATGGTCTTGCCGTCACGGACGGGATCGAAATCCGCGATCTTCTTACGGATATGAGTTGGAATAGCCATCTGCATATTCCAACCCGAACCACGTCCAAAAAGCTTATAGACATCACGCCCACAAACCCCATGGACTCCCCGTCCAAAAACCAACTAGACTCCCTGTCCAAAAAGCCTATGGACTCCCCGTCCAAAAAGTCCCTAGACAGGACAGCCCTAGGTTTCCCCGAAGACCTAGATACCCGGCTGGCGCAGTTGGTAGTCCAACCTTTACTGGATGAGGACACTGATTTCTTCGAGTTCTATCGCTCCTACGTAGACCCCTCAGGGGCACGCTACGTGGTATGGAAACTCCCAGGTCAGGGCGGTGAGGAGTTCTTTGGCACCACCAACACCGACTATCTCGTGCCAGCTACCTTGTGGCAGGCGCATCCCGGTATGGCCGTTGCCGATATTTTCTATGAGGACGGTGAACTTTTTACCCGGGTAATCGTGGAGGTGGATTGCCCGGATGCCCTTCCGTGGTATTCCTTTGATGAGCTGGGCGAGCCAGTATCCTGCATGGTGGGCATGGGGGCAATTGCCGTGGAGGTGACCGTGTATGACAGTGTGGACGAGTGGGAAAAAGACCAAACTCCCATAGAGATTTCCACCCCGCTAGGGGAGAAAGGGTGTATCGGACCGGAGTTTATTGCCAGCCCGTGGTTATTTGCGCTCTTTAGTGGTCAGTGCACCCAGGAGCAGGTCAATAGTTCCGCAGTTTTTAAAGCGGTGTGCCATGAGGTGGAGTTGGTGACCAATGAGTTCACGGGCATTCCTTGGTACCGGGTGCTTGCCGATTGTGGCTTCCCTGTCGTCCTTGCGCTTCCCCATGACACCACCCCTGCACCCCACCCTGGGAGCGTGGTTGATGGTAGGGCGATCCTCAATGCCACCATCCTTGTTCCGGAGGAGTAAAGACTGCCCCTTCTTTACAGCGGAAAAACGACAAGAAAGAGATGATATCCGCAGGTAAAGAGGGGGTAATCGGTGTGGTCTTCTTCATTTATGGGGAAAATATCGGGTACCCTGGGGAAGTTAACTGGGGGACCCTATAGTGATGAGAAAGGCGTGCTGAATGAACAATCCGGGCGATTCTTCCCGCTACGAGTTGTCGTTTAGTACCGGAGGGCTCATGGTACATGAGGCGGGGGTGCTCGTTCCGCTTTTTAACCAGTGTCACGATTGGGAGCAGGTCCGACAGCAAGTTCTTAGGGAGAATCTCTTACAAGCGCGCACTCGTTCTTCCGCTGTTCGTATGCTGCGGGAGACGATTAAGCGTTTGGAGGCGTTGACCGACGAGGAGCTAGAGATCGTACCAAGTCTGACGGCTATGGAACTAGGGCATCTCATGTGGGCTGCGGCGTGTCGCAGGTACGCCTTCATCGGTGAGTTTGCGGAAGAAGTGCTGCGGGAGGGGTTTCTTACTTTGTCACTCACACTCACCGTGGAGGAGTATGACTCTTTCTTCCGATCGAAGGTGGTGTGGCATGAAGAGCTCACCGAGATCACCGAGAGCACGTATAAGGAGCTGCGCCAGGTCATTTTCCGCATGATGAAGCAGGCAGGATTGCTGACGAAAAATCAAGAAATTGAACCAGCGTTGCTTTCTGATCGAGTACTAGCACTACTAGATAAACGAATCCCAAGCGATAGTCGATTTTTCCCCTTAAGGACAAACTGATGCCAGTGACAAACGAGCTGAATATGGCAGAGCAGGAAAAGCACCTGCTACAGGTGATCAGCAGTGAGCGTTTTCGGAAAAAGGAGGGCCTGGGTAATGAGGTGGCGCACTTCATTTATGACTATGCCCCCTCGCAGGCACTGCATGTGGAGGGGATGAAGAAGCGGCTGAAGAATGTTTTGGCCACACAGCATGGTATGACGGTGGTGGAGATTAATCTCTATGAGTTGTGCATGGAACTGCTAGAGCGCCGCAATTTGAAAGATCGGGTTATTGCAGCAGAGCCGGAGATGGACAAGGAGGAGTTCCTCGGTTTGCTGCAAAACGTGTTGGACCCGCAGACTCACTTGGCGCCGGCGATTGCTCAGAAGTTGTCGGGGGAGGAGTTTGACCTGGTTTTCCTCACGGGGGTGGGGGAGGTTTTCCCCTTTATTCGTTCGCATACGGTGCTCAACAATTTGCAGACGGTTATTTCTCAGCGTCCGATGTTGATGTTTTTCCCCGGTCGGTATGAGGTCTCCGCAACGCAAGGTTCGGCCTTGGTGTTGTTTGGGCAGCTCAAGGATGATTCTTTTTATCGGGCCAAGCGAATTTTAGATCAGGAAGCATAGGAAACCATGAACCTCAACGAGATTTTCCGTAAAGATGTCACCCGCTCCATCGAGGGGGTTGTCAAGGCCGATGACGTGGGTAACCTCGGCGTCGAGGTCGAGGAGTACGTGTTTACTAATGACGCGGCCAAGGGTGTGGGACCCCTGTTGGAGGAGTACACCAATTACACCAACGCTAATGGCGTGTGGATTTCGGGCTTCTTCGGTTCCGGTAAGTCGCACCTGTTGAAGATGCTGGCGCATTTGCTTGGCGACGTCCAAGGCCAGGACTTCCCACGGGAGAAGGTCAGCGAGAGCTTCCTGTCGAAGACGGATGATGAGATGCTCAAGGCCTCGCTGCGTAAGGCCGCGTCGATTAAAGCAACGAGTTTGCTGTTTAACATCGATCAGAAGGCGACGTTGATCTCGAAGGATCAACGCGATGCGCTGCTGAAGGTATTCGTCAAGGTTTTCAACGAAAGCCGTGGTTACTTCGGCAACGATGGGGCAGTGGCCCAGTTCGAGGCCGATTTGGATGAGCGTGGCCAGTATGAGGCCTTCAAGCAGGCCTACCAGGAGATTGCCGGGATCGATTGGTCGATGGGCCGGGAGCAAACCGCTTTGGAAGGCTTTAACATCGATGAGGCTTTCAAAAAGGTCAATGGTTCTGCCAACCCGGGAATTATCGCGCAGTACAAGAAGTCTTATGCGGTTTCCATCGAGGATTTCGCCACCTCGGTCAAGCGGTGGCTTGACCAGCAGGAGCCCGGTTATCGCCTGAACTTCTTTGTGGATGAGGTCGGCCAGTTCATCGCCGATGATGTGCAACTCATGCTCAACCTGCAAACCATTGCGGAGTCGTTGAACACGAAGTGCCGCGGTCGGGCATGGGTGTTTGTCACCTCCCAGGAGGACATGGAAAAAGTCATCGGCGACCGTACCCGCGCCCAGGGCAGTGACTTTTCCAAGATTCAGGCCCGTTTTGCTACGAAGGTGAAGCTGACCAGCCAGGACGTTGAGGAAGTCATTAGTAAGCGTCTGCTGGAAAAGAATGAGGAATCCACCCGCGAGCTCTGCGAGCTGTACTCGCGTGAGCACGAAAACTTCCCCACGATCTTTAGCTTTGCGGATGGTTCGAAGACCTACCGTAACTACGACTCGGATACGCGTTTTATCAACACCTATCCCTTTGTCACCTATCAAATCCCCATGTTCCAGTCGGCGATCGAGGGATTGTCCGATCACAACATGTTCGAAGGCCGTAACAGCTCCGTGGGTGAGCGTTCGATGCTGGGTGTGGTCCAGGAAGTGGCCAAGCGAATTGGCGATG containing:
- the rpsQ gene encoding 30S ribosomal protein S17 is translated as MSEATVNKKEKGARKVRTGYVVSDKMQKTIVVELEDRKPHALYGKTIRTNSKVKAHDEEGIAGVGDLVRIEETRPLSKDKHFRLVEIIEKAR
- the rplP gene encoding 50S ribosomal protein L16; the encoded protein is MLIPKRVKYRRQHRPVRRGVSKGGNRINFGDYAIQALEPAYITNRQIESARIAINRHVKRGGKVWINIFPDRPLTQKPLGVRMGSGKGPVEKWVANVKPGRILFEMSYPNEEMALEALRRAGQKLPCKVRIVKKEDQF
- a CDS encoding YciI family protein, with product MAGFRFSTPMVTTPHIDELGKLPYGASMALFSVEYTYDPENPDLLAEVRPRHREFLGNLHEQGILRMAGSWAEPRPGAYIWVEADSAEHALEILDADPFKKEGVIIDRYPHPINVVFGEVK
- a CDS encoding DUF1819 family protein; amino-acid sequence: MNNPGDSSRYELSFSTGGLMVHEAGVLVPLFNQCHDWEQVRQQVLRENLLQARTRSSAVRMLRETIKRLEALTDEELEIVPSLTAMELGHLMWAAACRRYAFIGEFAEEVLREGFLTLSLTLTVEEYDSFFRSKVVWHEELTEITESTYKELRQVIFRMMKQAGLLTKNQEIEPALLSDRVLALLDKRIPSDSRFFPLRTN
- a CDS encoding DUF1788 domain-containing protein produces the protein MTNELNMAEQEKHLLQVISSERFRKKEGLGNEVAHFIYDYAPSQALHVEGMKKRLKNVLATQHGMTVVEINLYELCMELLERRNLKDRVIAAEPEMDKEEFLGLLQNVLDPQTHLAPAIAQKLSGEEFDLVFLTGVGEVFPFIRSHTVLNNLQTVISQRPMLMFFPGRYEVSATQGSALVLFGQLKDDSFYRAKRILDQEA
- the rpmC gene encoding 50S ribosomal protein L29: MATGTPAHELRELNAEELKTRLTEAKEELFNLRFQAATGQLTNNRRLRTVKRDIARIYTVIRERELGLSVVPGAEA
- a CDS encoding DDE-type integrase/transposase/recombinase; this encodes MAIPTHIRKKIADFDPVRDGKTITKFCKEIGVSRQTYNNIKHRIAERGRAGIIPDSTAPKNPTRKFGVELRQLVVQARQVLKETGRDYGPWSIYYYLLDDLRMENPPQRSTIALWLHEAGVVDENARKRPRSSYRRFARAKVNELWQIDGFVYRLFDTAHTQITIYQLIDDASRFDVGSQAFSAPENGVDARATLAAAMDSYGCPQEVLSDNGEAFATYHRGRLSDTERWLAHLGVWSIAGFAPQTQGKDERSHQTIIRYLDARTPTTLGQVQQLLVEYRTYYNTKRRHQGLNHGKMHITPAQAREILDHATPPKQPLDPDVLWAKIASYYHSMHDGVPEERKNTLGEVAASPKACEHDNEPIHQDSHPIDTPSVTAAGSASSNDWGIPDELWINRSGVVTILKHRLYVGTRWKNRMIYSHVGTHHAEFFTAHDGELLFSFPLPITLLHRPAGGQINIGHVEGMWHRRPPEIKPILSRPRPSRRKKP